From Streptomyces sp. GSL17-111, one genomic window encodes:
- a CDS encoding thioester reductase domain-containing protein, protein MTTQAGNPTQEDYRARLVDALRTIERLQGRLRESERPPTDEPIAVIGLGCRLPGGADTPERFWQLLRAGTDATREFPAERGDAQALYDPDPDTPGHAYVIRGGFLDGPVDRFEPEAFGITPREARGMDPQQRMLLEVAWQALERAGYAPDSLGGSATGVYAGISTTDYARMRQSEGDINDVDAYQLVGEPSFAAGRISYTLGLQGPCKVIDTTCSSSLVAVHEASQALRLGECDLALAGGVNLMLSPYGFVMMSKFRGLSPDGRCATFDASANGYARGEGAVMVVLKRYSDAVRDGDPVAAVIRGSAVNHDGRSSGLTVPNPAAQQQVIQAALRQAGLAPGDVDYVEAHGTGTALGDPIELRALQAVIGRHRPPGAPLLVGSVKTNIGHLESAAGAAGLLKLVLAVQHAELPPHLHFTEPNPEAGWDRLHIEVTADGRAWPVADGAGRPRIGAVSSFGASGTNAHAVISSPPDPRPTPADDPDPEHRESPEVLVLSAHSAEALTEAAGEWSRHLRRTPGLRAADVCWTTQVARSRQARGITVAAEGLDALADALDAHGRGERDHRVTATTLPVHKYRKAGWLFTGQGAQYAGMARELADEPAFREPFDACVALFDAQGVGDGRSLRTVVWPDAGSGTGEDGGADVIDDTRWTQPALFAVEYALARMWQTWGLRPAGLLGHSVGEIAAACVAGVFSLPDAVRLVTARSALMADLPAGGAMAAVFCDEATARAAVAGYPDTLSVAAVNGPAAVTLSGAEDDLATVRRSLADQGVRSKPLKVSHAFHSPLLAPMLDAFREVAESVTYQPPALPLYSNVTGALWTAEELGADYWVRHAAGAVRFHDGIGALYATGVRTFLEVGPAPVLSGLGRAALEDAECAWVPSLTRPGKGSGDRLTVRRALGVLHQRGAAVNWREVHAGRSPRRVPLPPTVWRGQPYWFPQPGVETAGQAGTRERTAAAPAPRTGTEVPGVGVRMPGAAPTYEIALDDPRWEKYIRTGEDGDRYLPLGVLAGVTRTAASDAVGGRWSCLESLEIHERVPMDGDGRVLHVIFAPSAEDGHVAFAWHSISPTEEAAAAPWRRHARGLLRRRPAGRRHSPEPMAWLQAERYGEPVRYETASMSAALVGAVTGAHRGDAPGVLVALGPQQREERDHPLVEVLDASVAALSWDVAPERPGHAPGYGVKITDAWCSAPEAVRYVRATAHRRAGTPEHAGTVAGEVEFFAEDGSVIGGIRELHVMDPAAAAPRPAPWRRPEDLLLTVCWDRAAPPPPPQDLSGESVLLLPDGSGLAPVLASALRARGAACRVADADAVRPDRAALGALLDGWREDLTPGTPGRVVLLSGVDAPDVTVADPAALTAYRDRTELTAVALVQELLERPHHARTTLALVTRGSVPAGAGAAAGEGPPPAVTNPFAHTLWGLGRVIALEHPDHWGGAVDLAPEPPPDEPTSDEADALVAALWDATAEDQQALRADGRYLARVRRGGATPQELRRTPVVRPDAGYLITGAFGGIGRTVARWLADQGAGRLVLLGRTPLPPRADWDRPGLSAAVRERVAVVRSLEATGVQVEVVAADVGDPDQVRDVVDRLARGATPLAGVVHAAGVSEPQFLRDVPVSDPRAYDAVWRPKVVGGWLLHHFTEHLELDFFLGFSSIAATWGSQHLTSYSAANAFLDGLAEYRRARGAAALTVSWGPWELPSALFGEDVLEFLTSTGLRTLSSPQCLRLLGMLLAGDAPQAVVCAADWSVYKPVMEARVERPMLRELETAEAFDGEESPLLAELAAAGPQELRARLVGLLREVLGEIVGVDPDRVDPAADVMAHGLDSLMVMDVVKRCKQELRVSLRPNQLFERSTLEDWAELLAGELGTSGDAGAGPDASGMSDPGRIAEDVTLDPDIRPAGPLRQGYTDPDQVLLTGATGFVGAYLLDELLATTRATVHCLVRCADEAEGLARIRRNVEQYLPWRRDADVRIAVVPGDLGKPLLGLDRERFEALGEQLDAIYHNGAWVNFSYTYEQLRAANLTGCAEILRLACHGPLSPVTHVSTYGIWGLPADGRTVIGEDDDILGAGKLVTGYVQTKWAAERMMELARERGIPVDVHRPGRVLGDSRTGACLTTHFTTRVIKGCLQLGRAPALDLEVEMTPVDYVAGALVRISREPHDFGRTYHLVNRAKLPFTGLLEAMAGFGWTFDTVPVEDWWKALQDSYAVRENELHPVMGVVEEFVVGGEEAIDYRTDNVERALRETGPHCPALDAALLRTYFAWMVDSGYLPSPTTP, encoded by the coding sequence ATGACGACGCAGGCCGGCAACCCCACCCAGGAGGACTACCGGGCCCGTCTTGTCGACGCCCTGCGCACCATCGAGCGGCTCCAGGGCCGGCTCAGGGAGAGCGAGCGGCCCCCGACCGACGAGCCGATCGCGGTGATCGGCCTCGGCTGCCGGCTGCCCGGCGGCGCCGACACCCCCGAACGGTTCTGGCAACTGCTCCGGGCCGGGACGGACGCCACCCGCGAGTTCCCGGCGGAGCGGGGCGACGCGCAGGCGCTGTACGACCCCGACCCGGACACTCCGGGGCACGCCTACGTCATCCGGGGCGGCTTCCTCGACGGACCGGTGGACCGCTTCGAGCCCGAGGCGTTCGGCATCACGCCCCGCGAGGCCCGGGGCATGGACCCGCAGCAGCGCATGCTGCTGGAGGTCGCCTGGCAGGCGCTGGAGCGCGCCGGCTACGCCCCCGACTCCCTCGGCGGCTCGGCCACCGGCGTCTACGCGGGCATCAGCACGACGGACTACGCGCGCATGCGGCAGTCCGAGGGCGACATCAACGACGTCGACGCCTACCAGCTCGTCGGCGAGCCGAGCTTCGCCGCCGGCCGCATCTCCTACACCCTCGGACTCCAGGGGCCGTGCAAGGTCATCGACACCACGTGCTCCTCCTCCCTCGTCGCCGTGCACGAGGCGAGCCAGGCCCTCCGGCTGGGCGAGTGCGACCTGGCGCTCGCCGGCGGCGTCAACCTGATGCTCTCGCCGTACGGCTTCGTGATGATGAGCAAGTTCCGCGGGCTGTCGCCGGACGGCCGCTGCGCCACCTTCGACGCGAGCGCCAACGGCTACGCGCGCGGTGAGGGCGCGGTCATGGTGGTGCTGAAGCGCTACTCCGACGCCGTGCGCGACGGCGACCCCGTAGCCGCCGTCATCCGGGGCTCCGCCGTCAACCACGACGGACGCAGCAGCGGCCTGACCGTGCCCAACCCGGCCGCCCAGCAGCAGGTCATCCAGGCGGCGCTGCGGCAGGCGGGCCTCGCGCCCGGGGACGTCGACTACGTCGAGGCGCACGGGACCGGGACGGCCCTCGGCGACCCCATCGAACTGCGCGCGCTGCAGGCCGTCATCGGCCGACACCGGCCGCCGGGCGCGCCGCTCCTCGTCGGCTCGGTGAAGACCAACATCGGCCACCTGGAGTCGGCGGCGGGCGCGGCCGGGCTGCTGAAGCTCGTCCTCGCGGTGCAGCACGCCGAGTTGCCGCCGCACCTGCACTTCACCGAGCCCAACCCGGAGGCCGGCTGGGACCGGCTGCACATCGAGGTGACGGCGGACGGGCGGGCGTGGCCGGTCGCCGACGGAGCCGGGCGTCCGCGCATCGGCGCGGTGAGCAGTTTCGGCGCCAGCGGCACCAACGCGCACGCCGTCATCAGCTCCCCGCCCGACCCCCGCCCCACACCCGCCGACGATCCCGACCCCGAACACCGTGAGAGCCCCGAGGTGCTGGTGCTGTCCGCGCACAGCGCCGAGGCGCTGACCGAGGCGGCCGGGGAGTGGTCCCGCCACCTGCGGCGCACGCCCGGCCTGCGCGCGGCGGACGTCTGCTGGACGACGCAGGTGGCCCGCTCCCGGCAGGCCCGCGGCATCACCGTCGCCGCCGAGGGCCTCGACGCGCTCGCCGACGCCCTGGACGCCCACGGGCGCGGCGAGCGGGACCACCGCGTGACCGCCACCACGCTGCCGGTGCACAAGTACCGCAAGGCGGGCTGGCTGTTCACCGGGCAGGGCGCCCAGTACGCGGGCATGGCACGGGAGCTGGCCGACGAGCCGGCCTTCCGGGAGCCCTTCGACGCCTGCGTCGCGCTGTTCGACGCGCAGGGCGTCGGCGACGGGCGCTCCCTGCGCACGGTGGTCTGGCCGGACGCCGGGAGCGGGACCGGCGAGGACGGCGGGGCGGACGTCATCGACGACACCCGCTGGACGCAGCCCGCCCTCTTCGCCGTCGAGTACGCGCTCGCGCGCATGTGGCAGACGTGGGGACTGCGCCCGGCCGGGCTCCTCGGGCACAGCGTCGGGGAGATCGCCGCCGCCTGCGTCGCGGGGGTGTTCTCGCTGCCGGACGCCGTGCGGCTGGTCACCGCCCGGTCCGCGCTGATGGCCGACCTCCCCGCCGGGGGCGCCATGGCCGCCGTGTTCTGCGACGAGGCCACCGCGCGTGCCGCCGTCGCCGGGTACCCCGACACGCTCTCCGTCGCCGCCGTCAACGGCCCGGCCGCCGTCACCCTCTCCGGTGCCGAGGACGACCTGGCCACCGTCCGCCGGTCCCTGGCCGACCAGGGGGTGCGCAGCAAACCGCTGAAGGTCTCCCACGCCTTCCACTCCCCGCTGCTGGCCCCGATGCTGGACGCCTTCCGCGAGGTCGCCGAGTCCGTGACCTACCAGCCGCCCGCGCTGCCGCTGTACTCGAACGTCACCGGCGCCCTGTGGACCGCCGAGGAACTGGGCGCCGACTACTGGGTCCGGCACGCGGCGGGCGCCGTGCGGTTCCACGACGGCATCGGCGCGCTGTACGCCACCGGGGTACGCACCTTCCTGGAGGTCGGCCCGGCCCCCGTCCTCAGCGGCCTCGGCCGGGCCGCGCTGGAGGACGCGGAGTGCGCCTGGGTGCCCTCCCTCACCCGGCCCGGCAAGGGATCGGGGGACCGGCTCACCGTGCGACGGGCCCTCGGCGTGCTGCACCAGCGCGGCGCGGCGGTGAACTGGCGGGAGGTGCACGCCGGCCGGAGCCCGCGCCGCGTCCCGCTGCCGCCCACCGTGTGGCGCGGACAGCCCTACTGGTTCCCGCAGCCCGGCGTCGAGACCGCCGGGCAGGCGGGCACCCGCGAGCGCACGGCCGCCGCGCCGGCGCCCCGGACGGGCACCGAGGTGCCCGGCGTCGGGGTGCGCATGCCCGGCGCCGCGCCGACCTACGAGATCGCGCTGGACGACCCGCGCTGGGAGAAGTACATCCGCACCGGCGAGGACGGCGACCGCTACCTGCCGCTCGGCGTGCTCGCCGGCGTCACCAGGACCGCCGCGAGCGACGCCGTCGGCGGCCGCTGGTCGTGCCTGGAGAGCCTGGAGATCCACGAGCGCGTCCCGATGGACGGCGACGGCCGGGTGCTGCACGTCATCTTCGCGCCCAGCGCCGAGGACGGCCACGTGGCCTTCGCCTGGCACAGCATCTCGCCGACCGAGGAGGCGGCGGCCGCGCCGTGGCGCCGTCACGCCCGCGGCCTGCTGCGCCGCCGCCCGGCCGGACGCCGGCACAGCCCCGAGCCGATGGCCTGGCTCCAGGCCGAACGGTACGGCGAACCGGTCCGCTACGAGACGGCGTCGATGTCCGCCGCCCTGGTCGGCGCGGTGACCGGCGCCCACCGGGGCGACGCCCCCGGCGTGCTGGTGGCCCTCGGCCCGCAGCAGCGCGAGGAGCGGGACCACCCGCTCGTCGAGGTCCTGGACGCCTCCGTGGCCGCGCTCTCGTGGGACGTCGCCCCCGAGCGTCCCGGCCACGCCCCAGGCTACGGGGTCAAGATCACCGACGCCTGGTGCAGCGCCCCCGAGGCGGTCCGCTACGTGCGGGCCACGGCCCACCGTCGCGCCGGGACGCCGGAGCACGCGGGCACCGTCGCCGGGGAGGTGGAGTTCTTCGCCGAGGACGGATCGGTCATCGGCGGCATCCGGGAACTGCACGTCATGGACCCGGCCGCGGCCGCCCCGCGCCCCGCGCCCTGGCGCCGCCCCGAGGACCTGCTGCTGACGGTGTGCTGGGACCGGGCCGCACCGCCGCCGCCCCCGCAGGACCTCTCCGGCGAGTCCGTGCTGCTCCTCCCGGACGGCTCCGGCCTCGCTCCCGTCCTGGCGTCCGCACTCCGCGCCCGGGGGGCCGCGTGCCGCGTCGCCGACGCGGACGCGGTGCGACCCGACCGCGCGGCCCTCGGCGCCCTGCTGGACGGCTGGCGCGAGGACCTGACGCCGGGCACGCCCGGCCGCGTCGTACTGCTCAGCGGGGTCGACGCGCCGGACGTCACCGTGGCGGACCCGGCGGCCCTCACGGCCTACCGGGACCGGACGGAACTCACGGCCGTCGCCCTGGTGCAGGAGCTGCTCGAGCGCCCCCACCACGCCCGCACGACGCTCGCCCTCGTCACGCGCGGAAGCGTGCCGGCCGGTGCCGGGGCGGCCGCCGGGGAGGGGCCCCCGCCCGCCGTCACCAACCCCTTCGCGCACACGCTGTGGGGCCTCGGCCGCGTCATCGCGCTGGAACACCCCGACCACTGGGGCGGTGCCGTCGACCTCGCTCCCGAGCCCCCGCCGGACGAGCCGACGTCGGACGAGGCCGACGCCCTCGTCGCCGCGCTGTGGGACGCGACCGCCGAGGACCAGCAGGCGCTCCGCGCCGACGGGCGCTACCTGGCCCGCGTGCGCCGGGGCGGTGCGACCCCGCAGGAGCTGCGCCGCACGCCCGTCGTCCGGCCAGACGCCGGCTACCTGATCACCGGGGCCTTCGGCGGCATCGGCCGGACGGTCGCCCGCTGGCTCGCCGACCAGGGCGCCGGTCGGCTGGTGCTGCTCGGGCGCACCCCGCTGCCGCCCCGCGCGGACTGGGACCGGCCGGGGCTGAGCGCCGCGGTGCGCGAGCGCGTCGCCGTCGTGCGCTCCCTGGAGGCCACCGGCGTCCAGGTGGAGGTGGTGGCCGCCGACGTCGGCGACCCGGACCAGGTCCGCGACGTCGTGGACCGGCTCGCGCGCGGTGCCACCCCGCTGGCCGGCGTCGTCCACGCCGCCGGTGTGTCCGAACCGCAGTTCCTGCGCGACGTCCCGGTGAGCGACCCACGGGCCTACGACGCCGTCTGGCGGCCGAAGGTCGTCGGCGGCTGGCTCCTGCACCACTTCACCGAACACCTGGAGCTGGACTTCTTCCTGGGCTTCTCCTCCATCGCCGCCACCTGGGGCTCGCAGCACCTGACGAGCTACTCGGCCGCCAACGCCTTCCTGGACGGCCTCGCGGAGTACCGCCGGGCCCGGGGGGCCGCAGCGCTGACGGTGAGCTGGGGCCCGTGGGAGCTGCCGTCCGCGCTCTTCGGCGAGGACGTCCTGGAGTTCCTCACCTCCACGGGCCTGCGGACGCTGTCGTCACCGCAGTGTCTGCGGCTGCTGGGCATGCTGCTGGCCGGGGACGCCCCGCAGGCCGTGGTGTGCGCGGCCGACTGGTCGGTGTACAAGCCGGTCATGGAGGCCCGCGTCGAACGCCCGATGCTGCGGGAGCTGGAGACCGCCGAGGCGTTCGACGGCGAGGAGTCCCCGCTGCTGGCCGAACTCGCCGCGGCCGGTCCGCAGGAACTGCGGGCGCGGCTCGTCGGGCTGCTGCGCGAGGTGCTCGGCGAGATCGTCGGCGTCGACCCCGACCGCGTCGACCCCGCCGCCGACGTCATGGCCCACGGGCTGGACTCGCTGATGGTCATGGACGTCGTCAAGCGCTGCAAGCAGGAACTGCGGGTCAGCCTGCGGCCGAACCAGCTCTTCGAGCGCTCCACCCTGGAGGACTGGGCCGAGCTGCTCGCCGGTGAGCTCGGCACCTCGGGCGACGCCGGGGCGGGCCCGGACGCGTCCGGCATGAGCGACCCCGGCCGGATCGCCGAGGACGTGACCCTCGACCCGGACATCCGCCCCGCAGGCCCGCTGCGCCAGGGCTACACCGACCCCGACCAGGTCCTGCTCACCGGCGCCACCGGATTCGTCGGCGCCTACCTGCTGGACGAACTGCTGGCCACCACCCGGGCGACCGTGCACTGCCTGGTGCGCTGCGCCGACGAGGCCGAGGGGCTGGCCCGCATCCGACGCAACGTCGAGCAGTACCTCCCCTGGCGCCGGGACGCCGACGTCCGCATCGCCGTCGTCCCCGGCGACCTCGGCAAACCGCTGCTCGGCCTGGACCGGGAGCGCTTCGAGGCGCTCGGCGAACAGCTCGACGCGATCTACCACAACGGGGCCTGGGTCAACTTCTCCTACACCTACGAGCAGTTGCGGGCCGCGAACCTGACCGGCTGCGCGGAGATCCTGCGGCTGGCCTGCCACGGCCCGCTCTCACCTGTCACCCACGTGTCGACGTACGGGATCTGGGGCCTGCCCGCCGACGGACGGACGGTGATCGGCGAGGACGACGACATCCTCGGCGCGGGCAAGCTCGTCACGGGCTACGTGCAGACCAAGTGGGCGGCCGAGCGGATGATGGAGCTGGCCAGGGAGCGCGGCATCCCCGTCGACGTCCACCGGCCGGGCCGGGTGCTGGGGGACTCGCGCACCGGCGCCTGCCTGACCACCCACTTCACCACCCGCGTCATCAAGGGCTGCCTCCAGCTGGGCCGGGCACCCGCCCTGGACCTGGAGGTGGAGATGACGCCGGTGGACTACGTCGCCGGCGCCCTGGTGCGGATCTCCCGCGAGCCGCACGACTTCGGCCGCACCTACCACCTGGTGAACCGGGCCAAACTCCCCTTCACCGGCCTGCTGGAGGCGATGGCCGGCTTCGGCTGGACGTTCGACACCGTCCCGGTCGAGGACTGGTGGAAGGCCCTCCAGGACTCCTACGCCGTCCGGGAGAACGAACTGCACCCGGTGATGGGCGTCGTCGAGGAGTTCGTCGTCGGCGGCGAGGAGGCCATCGACTACCGCACGGACAACGTCGAGCGCGCCCTGCGCGAGACCGGCCCCCACTGCCCCGCCCTGGACGCCGCGCTGCTGCGCACCTACTTCGCGTGGATGGTCGACAGCGGCTACCTGCCGTCTCCCACCACGCCCTGA